Proteins from one methanogenic archaeon mixed culture ISO4-G1 genomic window:
- a CDS encoding reverse transcriptase yields the protein MAESRSIIDRLCDDSVWDDFLKRKSTSASKEKAEIMEDFIVNRRYRGIVESIRNGTYTFKPVRRIEIPKPDSEEKRVVYSCKRKDMTEHMVLRVLADLLQDYDAIFQDNLYSFRNEGGVQKAVARLRAIDDIGSMYAYKADITKYFNSVDQKKMISIMKKARIDKGVIELIGSIIGNPEVEFEGEIIIDEKRGIMPGLPFSTFLSNLYLNDIDIHFKQMRIQYYRFADDILILSNSKEELNKHVGYVRMLIKKRNLVINPDKEIFYRPHDRIEFLGLFIQDGSFDLNRKSLDRTMKKIRMEGRHYRKLVEIGEKTTEESVHCFLTRMDQRFFGWEKNSKACWTHWYFPLINTDKSLKIIDNQIQEWCRFIVTGKHVKGNLYCVSYQYLKGMGYQTLVNRFYNRRYKSESEDGVPCRT from the coding sequence ATGGCCGAATCCAGATCCATTATAGACAGATTATGCGACGATTCCGTATGGGATGATTTCCTAAAGCGCAAATCGACATCTGCTAGCAAAGAGAAAGCAGAGATCATGGAGGATTTCATCGTAAACAGAAGATACAGAGGAATTGTTGAAAGCATACGTAATGGCACGTATACATTCAAACCTGTTCGCAGGATCGAGATCCCCAAACCTGATTCGGAAGAGAAACGTGTTGTCTACTCATGTAAACGCAAGGACATGACCGAACATATGGTCCTGAGGGTGCTGGCCGATCTGCTGCAGGATTATGACGCTATCTTCCAGGATAATCTATATTCATTCCGTAACGAAGGTGGCGTCCAGAAAGCGGTAGCCAGGCTTCGCGCCATAGATGATATAGGTTCCATGTACGCCTACAAAGCGGACATCACCAAATACTTCAACTCAGTCGATCAGAAAAAGATGATTAGCATCATGAAGAAAGCGAGAATCGATAAAGGAGTGATCGAACTGATCGGCAGTATAATCGGTAATCCCGAGGTCGAATTTGAAGGAGAGATCATCATAGATGAGAAAAGGGGCATCATGCCGGGCCTGCCATTCTCCACGTTCCTTTCCAATCTGTATCTGAACGACATAGACATCCATTTCAAACAGATGAGGATCCAATACTACAGATTCGCTGACGATATCCTTATCCTTTCAAACTCCAAAGAGGAACTGAATAAACATGTCGGGTATGTCAGGATGCTCATCAAAAAAAGAAATCTGGTTATCAACCCCGACAAGGAGATCTTCTACAGGCCTCATGACAGAATCGAATTCCTGGGCCTGTTCATCCAAGATGGTTCATTCGACCTGAACAGAAAATCCTTGGACAGGACCATGAAGAAGATCAGAATGGAAGGTAGGCACTATAGAAAACTGGTTGAGATAGGCGAAAAGACTACAGAGGAATCCGTCCATTGCTTCCTGACCAGAATGGACCAGAGGTTCTTCGGTTGGGAGAAGAACTCGAAGGCCTGCTGGACGCACTGGTACTTCCCTCTTATCAATACTGATAAATCGCTAAAGATCATCGATAATCAGATACAGGAATGGTGCAGATTCATCGTCACGGGAAAGCATGTTAAGGGCAACCTGTATTGCGTATCATACCAATATCTGAAGGGAATGGGCTACCAAACCCTTGTCAACAGATTCTATAACCGTAGATATAAATCCGAATCCGAAGATGGAGTGCCGTGCAGGACCTGA
- a CDS encoding ATP-dependent DNA helicase, with the protein MTEKKGPNKKQQELIDQHNGMVKVDAGPGTGKTDTIVHRYVDILKNEQVPPGEVLMLTFTENAAEEMSERIKFEMEKKGLTQEKKKVLAMTFDSFFHSIVMDNVEFVGDFFGIKKKMTRSATLSSNETMNKLYFRRYYEDFMDRHGSRYGDIAVILASEWAIMYDLIQRLMSKGVVPIKDGWFGYNWKEALYGKKELSDRMKGLMGKKFTKALKNNKEYSQDFSGKLVTQETIDDAIRGNREMLSELIHDVFLGYIEKSISDNRLTFALNSTFAFTLLYGSKIVRDAHKFTYVVIDEFQDTDAKQLMVALMLLKKDCPNLCVVGDWKQGIYGFRYVSIENIKNFKGRVEELHAFLNLDCPDGRRADFRYDSSEVKEVVFRENYRSTQEIVNKAYDVMLAEAVKGDVQPPSMEEDIKRITAKNDYYKAFEGGLRFVQAKSQDDEPLMVVKAVRDYADGKHVFFEKDGTKRMLDLKDICVLCRTTYKCREVTNALKDAGIPAYLQGDVEIMSTREGKLALAWLRYVMNEHDPYGIYPILLDLGYPMATVLVEKKRWDDYLRTKDQQYLKDKIPMELKDQRKELIRSSRRIPSMLTQLFEFYDDLDQDIVQAIVSTVSSSHRNSLLTIADIVSMIEQDIANRTKYEVEDNIDRDAVRVMTMHKSKGMEFGAVIIPYFDSRSMPSSGSGDISOKSMYYSELVGVRCLCDMVENGGYKKKVYSWSSDMVRSVEKPSYDEDHRLLFVSLSRAKMYETLICGPDECRFMOCLRKGRDFEDIPEHPLNEFGSVPKLSDIPKVPPYEKRIIKMSVHDIMRLRYSYNGDEMSDEMGGKGMAYGTEVHKDAEMLKRGREPETPKPEHEVIRRILKEVESRGHMYVYETEMDCQLPIRDQNVMLRGTIDLIAGYDDHVEIHDWKTDSEMDPDVLEEYKLQLSVYAQATKGYYGKDDVRCYIHYVSLGETVAFKPMDTEMIEERVRETLITRGEIEIG; encoded by the coding sequence ATGACAGAGAAGAAAGGGCCAAACAAAAAACAGCAGGAATTGATCGACCAACATAACGGCATGGTCAAGGTGGATGCCGGACCTGGCACTGGGAAGACAGACACAATTGTCCACAGGTATGTAGATATCCTGAAAAATGAGCAGGTTCCCCCAGGAGAGGTCCTGATGTTAACATTCACCGAGAACGCAGCGGAGGAGATGTCCGAGAGGATAAAGTTCGAGATGGAGAAGAAAGGCCTCACCCAAGAGAAGAAAAAAGTCTTGGCCATGACATTTGACTCATTCTTTCACTCCATAGTGATGGACAATGTCGAGTTTGTAGGGGACTTCTTCGGTATAAAGAAGAAGATGACTCGCTCTGCCACCCTCAGCTCCAACGAGACCATGAACAAGCTGTACTTCAGGAGATACTATGAGGATTTTATGGACAGGCATGGTAGTAGGTATGGTGATATCGCGGTGATACTTGCGAGCGAGTGGGCCATTATGTACGATCTCATTCAGAGGTTGATGTCCAAAGGGGTGGTTCCAATCAAGGACGGCTGGTTCGGATACAACTGGAAGGAGGCTCTGTACGGCAAGAAGGAACTTTCCGATAGGATGAAGGGCCTTATGGGCAAGAAGTTTACAAAAGCTCTGAAAAACAATAAAGAGTATTCCCAAGACTTCTCTGGGAAACTGGTTACGCAGGAAACCATAGATGATGCCATCAGAGGAAATCGCGAAATGTTGTCAGAGTTGATCCATGATGTGTTTTTAGGATACATCGAGAAAAGTATCTCAGACAACAGGCTAACCTTCGCGTTGAATTCGACGTTCGCTTTCACACTGCTCTACGGCAGTAAAATTGTAAGAGATGCCCATAAGTTCACTTACGTGGTAATAGATGAGTTCCAGGACACAGATGCTAAGCAGCTAATGGTGGCTCTGATGCTGCTGAAAAAGGACTGTCCAAATCTGTGCGTGGTTGGAGACTGGAAGCAAGGTATCTATGGGTTCAGATACGTATCTATAGAGAACATCAAGAACTTCAAGGGAAGGGTGGAGGAGCTTCATGCTTTCCTGAATTTGGACTGTCCAGACGGTAGGAGAGCAGATTTCAGATACGATTCGTCTGAGGTTAAGGAGGTTGTATTCAGGGAGAATTATCGCTCTACTCAGGAGATCGTGAACAAAGCGTACGACGTCATGCTCGCCGAGGCTGTGAAAGGCGATGTGCAACCACCGAGCATGGAGGAGGATATTAAACGCATCACGGCTAAAAACGATTATTACAAGGCGTTCGAAGGAGGATTGAGATTCGTCCAAGCCAAGTCTCAGGATGATGAGCCTCTTATGGTAGTGAAGGCTGTGAGAGATTACGCGGACGGTAAGCATGTATTCTTCGAAAAGGACGGTACTAAGAGGATGTTAGACCTGAAGGACATCTGTGTATTGTGTCGCACGACTTACAAATGCAGAGAGGTGACCAATGCGTTGAAGGATGCTGGTATACCGGCATACTTACAGGGGGACGTAGAGATCATGTCTACTAGGGAGGGGAAGCTTGCATTGGCCTGGCTGAGATATGTGATGAACGAGCACGACCCCTATGGAATATATCCTATCCTTCTGGACCTTGGATATCCGATGGCGACGGTCCTCGTGGAGAAGAAAAGATGGGACGATTATCTAAGAACCAAGGATCAGCAGTACCTGAAAGACAAGATTCCGATGGAACTCAAGGACCAGAGGAAGGAGCTAATCAGGAGCAGTAGGAGGATACCCAGCATGCTGACCCAGTTGTTCGAGTTCTACGACGACCTGGATCAGGATATTGTGCAGGCCATAGTTTCTACAGTATCATCGTCACACAGGAACTCCCTGCTGACCATTGCAGATATAGTGTCGATGATTGAGCAGGATATTGCCAATAGGACCAAGTACGAGGTTGAGGACAATATTGATAGGGATGCAGTGAGGGTCATGACGATGCATAAGTCTAAGGGAATGGAGTTTGGGGCAGTCATCATCCCATACTTCGATTCCAGGAGTATGCCGAGCTCCGGATCCGGGGACATCTCCTAGAAGTCTATGTACTACAGTGAACTGGTTGGCGTCAGGTGCTTGTGTGATATGGTGGAAAACGGCGGCTATAAGAAGAAGGTTTACTCCTGGAGCTCTGACATGGTACGCTCGGTAGAGAAGCCCAGCTATGACGAGGATCATAGGCTGCTGTTCGTATCTTTATCCAGGGCGAAGATGTATGAGACATTGATATGCGGTCCGGACGAGTGCAGGTTCATGTAGTGCCTAAGGAAGGGGCGTGATTTCGAGGATATACCAGAACATCCGCTCAATGAGTTTGGATCAGTTCCGAAGCTTTCAGACATTCCGAAGGTCCCGCCCTACGAGAAGAGGATCATCAAGATGTCCGTCCACGACATCATGAGGCTGAGGTACTCGTACAACGGGGATGAGATGTCTGACGAGATGGGCGGCAAGGGCATGGCCTACGGAACAGAGGTCCACAAGGACGCGGAGATGTTGAAGCGCGGAAGGGAGCCTGAGACGCCCAAACCGGAGCACGAGGTGATCCGTAGGATCCTGAAGGAAGTGGAATCCAGAGGACACATGTATGTATACGAAACGGAGATGGATTGCCAGCTGCCTATAAGGGATCAGAACGTGATGCTCAGGGGAACCATAGACCTCATAGCAGGATACGACGACCATGTGGAGATTCACGATTGGAAGACTGACTCGGAGATGGATCCAGATGTGTTGGAGGAGTACAAACTGCAGCTTTCTGTATATGCTCAGGCGACGAAAGGATACTATGGGAAGGATGACGTAAGATGTTACATACACTATGTTAGCCTTGGAGAGACAGTTGCTTTTAAGCCTATGGATACGGAGATGATTGAGGAGAGAGTCAGGGAGACGTTAATCACAAGAGGTGAGATAGAGATAGGGTGA
- a CDS encoding SAM-dependent methyltransferase, producing MIDVGKEHVKKLGYKKVNGEVRLNKELRSRFKIGIDDVCQVNKTKGGDGLAFYDRKNDNYDLAMFLTGAFDVDTVHKACNWIYKNKECFGETILEIGCDIGAMTTFLGSLFPEKKIVSIDRNAKGVEIARRNCEKMGVTNIEFRNCDAKDLHGEKFDTVFTMRVFHENCDIEEPDPASIFDDWTDAYSSGFDAFSSTVSNLIKEDGNLISIERMDRDCVLCGFIDAIGAHGLRPVIETYEDLKCLELGMYEEHFQCMVSRMEPGSELDVCEFYADCFMKYTPVDKAIYSGFEARAMFSFTADELIDGFIARFVDGRIYRFEIRTYSGDKSCIVVYCFNGQSATTVYCHSCDLEKCRSDMEKSILDIGKSGAANIEMVRA from the coding sequence ATGATAGATGTTGGAAAGGAGCATGTAAAGAAACTCGGATACAAAAAGGTCAATGGAGAGGTCAGACTGAACAAAGAACTGAGATCCAGATTCAAGATCGGTATCGATGATGTATGCCAGGTCAACAAGACCAAAGGAGGGGATGGGCTGGCATTCTACGACAGGAAGAATGACAACTACGATCTCGCAATGTTTCTGACTGGTGCGTTTGATGTGGATACCGTTCACAAAGCATGCAACTGGATATACAAGAACAAAGAATGCTTCGGCGAAACCATACTGGAGATCGGGTGCGATATCGGCGCCATGACCACATTCCTGGGCAGCCTGTTCCCAGAGAAGAAGATCGTGTCGATCGATCGCAATGCCAAAGGCGTTGAAATCGCTCGCAGGAACTGCGAGAAGATGGGTGTAACCAACATCGAGTTCAGGAACTGCGATGCCAAGGATCTCCATGGCGAGAAGTTCGATACAGTATTCACAATGCGTGTCTTCCACGAGAACTGCGATATCGAAGAACCGGATCCTGCAAGCATATTCGACGATTGGACCGATGCGTATTCCTCTGGATTTGATGCGTTCTCGTCCACGGTATCGAATCTCATCAAAGAGGATGGTAATCTCATCAGCATCGAAAGGATGGATCGTGACTGTGTTCTGTGCGGATTCATCGATGCTATAGGTGCCCATGGGCTGAGGCCTGTGATTGAAACCTATGAGGATCTGAAATGCTTGGAACTTGGAATGTATGAAGAGCACTTCCAGTGCATGGTATCCAGGATGGAACCTGGATCAGAGCTAGACGTCTGCGAGTTCTATGCAGATTGCTTCATGAAATACACGCCGGTGGATAAGGCCATCTATAGCGGGTTCGAAGCTCGTGCGATGTTCTCGTTCACTGCAGATGAACTGATAGACGGATTCATAGCTAGATTCGTTGACGGAAGGATTTACCGCTTCGAGATCAGAACGTATTCCGGTGACAAGTCATGCATAGTGGTCTATTGCTTCAACGGCCAATCGGCCACCACGGTGTACTGCCATTCATGCGATTTAGAAAAATGCAGGTCCGACATGGAAAAGAGCATTCTCGACATAGGCAAGAGCGGTGCCGCCAACATCGAGATGGTCAGAGCCTGA